One window of the Trifolium pratense cultivar HEN17-A07 linkage group LG2, ARS_RC_1.1, whole genome shotgun sequence genome contains the following:
- the LOC123909870 gene encoding protein DMP9-like: protein MEQTQHEIGIKVYNATPPPPPQEVTTVPRQPSSHPDPGKNRRAIMAKGVQKTLSKTSLLGNFLPTGTLITFEMVLPSIYRNGQCTHVHIIMMHFLLIMCALSCFFFHFTDSFHGADGNVYYGFVTRKGLSVFKPGLAVLVPKDDKYKVGFQDFVHAIMSVMVFVAIAFSDYRVTNCLFPGHEREMDQVMESFPLMVGIICSGLFLIFPTSRHGIGCMSA from the coding sequence ATGGAACAAACTCAACATGAAATTGGAATCAAAGTCTACAATgcaacaccaccaccaccaccacaagaAGTCACCACTGTCCCGCGACAACCCTCCAGTCACCCGGACCCTGGGAAGAATCGTCGCGCCATAATGGCAAAAGGTGTTCAAAAAACCCTCTCAAAAACTTCCCTACTCGGAAACTTCCTTCCAACCGGAACACTCATCACATTCGAAATGGTCCTTCCTTCAATCTACCGAAATGGTCAATGCACTCATGTTCACATCATCATGATGCATTTCCTCTTAATCATGTGTGCACTTTCTTGTTTTTTCTTCCACTTTACCGATAGTTTTCACGGCGCTGATGGTAATGTTTACTACGGTTTTGTTACTCGAAAAGGGTTGTCTGTTTTTAAACCGGGACTCGCTGTTTTGGTTCCTAAAGACGACAAGTACAAAGTTGGGTTTCAAGATTTTGTGCACGCGATTATGTCGGTTATGGTGTTTGTGGCTATTGCTTTTTCGGATTATAGGGTTACTAATTGTTTATTTCCTGGACATGAAAGAGAGATGGATCAAGTTATGGAGAGTTTTCCATTGATGGTTGGAATTATTTGTAGCGGTTTGTTCCTTATTTTTCCTACTTCAAGGCATGGAATTGGATGCATGTCTGCCTAA